A single window of Lentilitoribacter sp. Alg239-R112 DNA harbors:
- a CDS encoding alkylphosphonate utilization protein, with protein sequence MTTKDTNGKELDDGNTVQVIKDLKVKGTSTTLKRGTTFKNIRLTSNEGQVECRQGKSTIVLKTEFLKKM encoded by the coding sequence GTGACCACTAAAGATACAAATGGCAAAGAACTTGATGACGGAAATACAGTTCAAGTCATTAAAGACCTGAAAGTTAAAGGGACGTCAACGACGCTTAAACGCGGTACGACATTTAAAAATATCAGATTGACGTCAAATGAAGGTCAAGTTGAATGTCGACAAGGCAAGTCCACAATAGTGCTCAAAACCGAGTTTTTGAAGAAAATGTAA